The following coding sequences are from one Hydrogenothermus marinus window:
- a CDS encoding GTP-binding protein, which produces MAKEKFVREKEHVNVGTIGHVDHGKTTLTA; this is translated from the coding sequence ATGGCTAAGGAAAAATTTGTCAGAGAAAAAGAGCACGTAAACGTAGGTACAATAGGACACGTAGACCACGGGAAAACAACATTAACAGCA